A stretch of the Lactuca sativa cultivar Salinas chromosome 9, Lsat_Salinas_v11, whole genome shotgun sequence genome encodes the following:
- the LOC111901778 gene encoding cytokinin hydroxylase — protein sequence MENLEAITFAMAAFFSFLLWRVLYSCWVLPIRAYRKLAINGFSGPPPSFPLGNTTEMKKTKRVESSSSSSTVSNDIHSSVFPYFAQWQKSHGKVFMYWLGTEPFLYIADPEFLKKISSGVMGKSWGKPTVFKNDRKPMFGDGLIMVEGDDWVRHRHVITPAFSPANLKAMTSMMVETTKSMLDRWTGLINSGNPEIEAEGEIITTAGEIIAKTSFGMNFENGRAVFKKLRAMQVTLFKSNRYVGVPFSKYLCLGQNLEAERLGKEIDALLLSIIVDRKKSMVENGGGKQHGQNLLGILLEETHVEGQKGRKLSTSELVDECKTFFFGGHETTALAITWSLLLLAVHPMWQHELREEIKQVIGDGDIDATMVAGLKKMSWVMKEVLRLYPSAPNVQRQVRGDIQVDQDSIIPDGTNIWIDVVAMHHDYDLWGNDVNEFKPERFKDDLHGGCQHKMGYLPFGFGGRMCVGRNLSAMEYKIMLSLILTRFSFSLSPNYIHLPSIMLSLRPMQGLPLIMKPL from the exons atggaaaatCTTGAAGCAATTACATTCGCAATGGCTGCATTTTTCTCATTTCTGTTATGGAGGGTGTTATATTCGTGCTGGGTTTTGCCCATTAGGGCTTACAGAAAGCTCGCTATTAATGGGTTTTCTGGTCCACCTCCAAGTTTTCCTCTAGGAAACACCACTGAGATGAAGAAGACTAAGAGAGTcgaatcttcttcttcatcttcaacgGTTTCTAATGATATCCATTCCAGTGTGTTTCCTTACTTTGCTCAATGGCAAAAATCCCATG GGAAGGTGTTTATGTACTGGCTAGGAACTGAGCCATTTCTGTATATTGCTGATCCAGAATTCTTGAAGAAAATATCATCTGGGGTTATGGGGAAAAGCTGGGGGAAACCAACAGTGTTCAAAAACGACAGAAAACCCATGTTTGGTGATGGTTTAATTATGGTGGAAGGTGATGATTGGGTTCGACATCGTCATGTTATAACTCCTGCATTCTCCCCTGCTAACTTGAAG GCAATGACAAGCATGATGGTGGAGACTACGAAAAGCATGCTAGACAGATGGACGGGGTTGATTAACTCCGGCAATCCAGAGATCGAAGCAGAGGGAGAAATCATAACGACGGCAGGCGAAATCATAGCAAAAACAAGCTTCGGAATGAATTTCGAAAACGGGAGAGCAGTGTTCAAGAAACTAAGAGCCATGCAAGTAACACTATTCAAATCGAATCGTTACGTAGGTGTACCTTTCAGCAAGTACTTGTGCTTGGGACAAAATCTTGAAGCAGAAAGACTAGGGAAAGAGATAGACGCCCTACTGTTATCGATCATAGTAGATAGAAAGAAATCCATGGTTGAAAATGGAGGTGGTAAACAACATGGGCAGAATCTTTTAGGGATTTTGTTGGAAGAAACTCATGTGGAGGGACAAAAAGGAAGGAAATTGAGTACGAGTGAACTGGTTGATGAGTGCAAGACGTTCTTTTTTGGTGGGCATGAGACCACGGCGTTGGCCATCACCTGGAGCTTACTGCTCTTAGCGGTGCACCCCATGTGGCAGCATGAGCTTAGAGAAGAAATCAAGCAGGTGATTGGAGATGGTGACATTGATGCAACCATGGTTGCTGGTCTAAAGAAG atgagttgggtgatgaaggaAGTCTTACGACTATACCCCTCGGCTCCGAACGTTCAAAGACAAGTCCGAGGTGACATTCAAGTGGACCAAGATTCCATAATCCCAGACGGCACCAACATATGGATTGATGTAGTGGCAATGCACCATGATTATGATTTGTGGGGTAACGATGTCAATGAATTCAAACCTGAGCGATTTAAGGATGATTTGCATGGTGGGTGTCAACACAAAATGGGATATCTGCCTTTCGGGTTTGGAGGTCGAATGTGTGTTGGTAGAAACTTGAGTGCAATGGAGTACAAGATCATGTTGAGCTTAATCTTAACTAGGTTTTCATTTTCATTGTCTCCAAATTACATTCATTTGCCATCTATCATGCTTTCTCTTAGGCCTATGCAAGGGTTGCCTCTAATTATGAAACCCCTTTAG
- the LOC128129001 gene encoding uncharacterized protein LOC128129001 — MDGGWLYWWVVVIMVGDGRVVMMVVNVGEWVIVVMGEGGGGSGDGLGWWWWVVGSDEWWVWEAVVMGGGGGWWWWGGDGGGEWWLVMCMILTMLNYENVSSMFM, encoded by the exons atggatggTGGTTGGTTGTATTGGTGGGTGGTGGTTATAATGGTGGGTGATGGGCGGGTAGTAATGATGGTGGTGAATGTGGGTGAGTGGGTGATAGTTGTGATGGGTGAGG GTGGTGGTGGCAGCGGCGACGGgttggggtggtggtggtgggtggtaggtAGTGATGAGTGGTGGGTG TGGGAGGCGGTGGTGATGGgcggtggaggtgggtggtggtggtggggtgGCGATGGTGGTGGCGAGTGGTGGTTGgtgatg TGCATGATCTTGACAATGTTGAATTATGAAAATGTATCAAGTATGTTTATGTAG